One genomic region from Gammaproteobacteria bacterium encodes:
- a CDS encoding type II secretion system F family protein, giving the protein MAAFEYKAINDHGKTVFGRIEAANDSDLEIRLSRMGLEMIRCRPASRSEWRLGRNKVGRQELIAFCFHLEQLTRAGVPILEGLADLRDSVVNPRFREVIAGLIEDIEGGKTLSEALARFPVIFSKVFHSLVRAGEQSGMLPDVLRNLTESLKWQDELAAHTRKIVMYPAFVGTVVLGVLFFMMIYLVPQLTSFIASVGQVLPLHTRALIVVSNFVIGYWYLILLTPPALFFGLRHLAKVNARVRYRLDGIKLRIWPVGPIYAKILLARFASNFALMFGAGITVLEGLRISENLVDNKMIEEGLQRVQRQIGDGVGLTNAFENTGLFPPLVVRMLRVGENTGALDAALANVSYFYNRDVRESIEKVQVLIEPVLTVILGLLLGWVMLSVLGPIYDILGKIT; this is encoded by the coding sequence CAAGACCGTGTTCGGCCGTATCGAGGCCGCCAACGATTCGGATCTGGAAATCCGCCTGTCGCGCATGGGCCTGGAGATGATCCGCTGCCGACCGGCCAGCCGCAGCGAGTGGCGCCTGGGCCGCAACAAGGTCGGACGACAGGAACTGATCGCCTTCTGCTTTCATCTCGAACAACTCACACGTGCCGGCGTACCGATCCTCGAGGGCCTGGCGGATCTCCGCGACAGCGTCGTCAATCCGCGCTTCCGCGAGGTGATCGCTGGACTCATCGAGGACATCGAGGGCGGTAAGACCTTGTCAGAGGCGCTGGCGCGCTTTCCAGTGATATTCAGCAAGGTATTCCACAGCCTGGTGCGCGCCGGCGAGCAGAGCGGCATGCTGCCGGATGTACTGCGCAATCTCACCGAGTCGCTGAAGTGGCAGGATGAACTCGCCGCACACACCAGGAAGATCGTCATGTATCCGGCCTTCGTGGGCACGGTGGTGCTGGGCGTGCTGTTCTTCATGATGATCTACCTGGTACCGCAACTGACCAGCTTCATCGCCTCGGTCGGGCAGGTGCTACCGCTGCACACCCGCGCGCTGATCGTGGTCTCGAATTTCGTCATCGGCTACTGGTATCTGATCCTGCTGACGCCGCCCGCACTGTTTTTCGGGCTGCGCCATCTGGCAAAGGTGAACGCCCGGGTGCGGTACCGGCTGGATGGTATCAAGCTGCGTATCTGGCCGGTCGGCCCCATCTACGCCAAGATCCTGCTAGCACGCTTTGCCAGCAATTTCGCGCTCATGTTCGGCGCCGGCATCACCGTGCTCGAAGGCCTGCGCATCTCCGAGAACCTGGTCGACAACAAGATGATCGAAGAAGGGCTGCAGCGCGTACAGCGGCAGATCGGCGACGGCGTCGGGCTGACCAATGCCTTCGAGAACACCGGCCTGTTTCCACCGCTGGTGGTGCGCATGCTGCGCGTCGGTGAGAACACCGGCGCGCTGGACGCGGCACTTGCCAATGTCAGCTATTTCTACAATCGCGATGTACGCGAATCCATCGAGAAGGTGCAGGTCCTGATCGAGCCTGTACTCACCGTGATACTGGGTCTGTTGCTGGGTTGGGTGATGCTGTCGGTGCTGGGCCCGATCTACGACATCCTCGGGAAGATCACCTGA